From Paraburkholderia sabiae, a single genomic window includes:
- the flhC gene encoding flagellar transcriptional regulator FlhC produces MLKKSLTEDAQEVFRAIALIELGARMQVLESELTLSRDRMIRLYREVKGVSPPKGMLPFSADWYMTWLANIHASLFYNTYLFLKNEARCSHLDALTKGYRLYLEHCRHSETEPVLDLTRAWTLVRFFDADILQLTPCCRCSGKFVAHKHDLQHNVVCGACQPPSRAGKTKKAAAAKREAEKEIAPLPQVAEEVEVLEELIEETALAA; encoded by the coding sequence ATGCTGAAAAAGAGCCTTACCGAAGACGCGCAGGAAGTGTTCCGCGCGATCGCGCTGATCGAACTGGGCGCGCGCATGCAGGTGCTCGAAAGCGAGCTGACGCTGTCGCGCGACCGCATGATCCGCCTGTACCGCGAGGTCAAGGGCGTATCGCCGCCCAAGGGCATGCTGCCGTTCTCGGCGGACTGGTACATGACGTGGCTGGCGAACATCCACGCATCGCTGTTCTACAACACGTACCTGTTCCTGAAGAACGAAGCGCGCTGCTCGCATCTGGACGCGCTGACCAAGGGTTATCGTCTGTACCTCGAACATTGCCGTCATAGCGAGACCGAGCCGGTCCTCGATCTGACGCGTGCATGGACGCTCGTGCGTTTCTTCGACGCCGACATCCTGCAACTGACGCCCTGCTGCCGTTGCAGCGGCAAGTTCGTCGCGCACAAGCACGACCTGCAGCACAACGTCGTGTGCGGCGCCTGCCAGCCGCCGTCGCGCGCCGGCAAGACGAAGAAGGCCGCCGCTGCGAAGCGCGAGGCCGAGAAGGAAATCGCACCGCTGCCGCAAGTCGCGGAAGAAGTCGAGGTGCTCGAGGAACTGATCGAGGAAACTGCGTTGGCGGCTTAG
- the flhD gene encoding flagellar transcriptional regulator FlhD, protein MDRSSETLDSIREINLSYIMLAQRMLREDKAVGMFRLGLSSELADILAGLSLAQIVKLASSDQLLCFFRFNDHAMLSALTHTSRHAEVASTHAAILLAGQPAEQFA, encoded by the coding sequence ATGGACCGTAGCAGCGAGACGCTGGATTCTATCCGCGAGATCAATTTGTCTTACATCATGCTCGCACAACGCATGTTGCGCGAGGACAAGGCAGTCGGCATGTTCCGTCTGGGCTTGTCGTCGGAACTGGCTGATATTCTTGCCGGGCTGTCGCTCGCGCAGATCGTCAAGCTGGCCAGCTCCGATCAGCTTTTGTGCTTCTTCCGCTTCAACGACCACGCGATGTTGTCGGCGTTGACGCACACGTCCCGGCACGCAGAAGTGGCATCGACGCATGCCGCGATCCTGCTGGCTGGACAGCCTGCAGAGCAGTTCGCTTAA
- a CDS encoding YeeE/YedE family protein has protein sequence MSDLATPLPRRFDINPKPLVASLFLIALGAVYLAQTVSGRQAALYVVGALLGMSLYHAAFGFTSAWRVFIADGRGAGLRAQMLMLGIGVLLFFPALSAGSLFGHPVAGLVSPAGTSVIVGAFMFGVGMQLGGGCASGTLYTVGGGSTRMLVTLAAFIVGSVVATAHMPFWTALPSLKPTSLVTTFGAGWAIAINLAVFAAIAALTVAIERRRHGRLVNDAPRAANTSPWLHGPWPLFAGAIALALLNFATLALSGRPWGVTSAFALWGAKLFSLAGIDVASWPYWSSHTNAAALTSSVTRDVTSVMDAGIVLGAMTAAALAGRYAPVWRVPMRSLIAAVAGGLMLGYGARLAYGCNIGAYFSGIVSGSLHGWLWLVAAFCGNVIGTRLRPLFGLEVERIRQTGC, from the coding sequence ATGTCCGATCTCGCTACCCCTCTTCCGCGCCGCTTCGATATCAATCCGAAGCCGCTCGTCGCCTCCCTGTTTCTGATCGCGCTCGGCGCGGTCTATCTCGCGCAGACGGTCAGCGGCCGCCAGGCCGCGCTCTATGTGGTCGGCGCGCTGCTCGGCATGTCGCTGTATCACGCGGCATTCGGCTTTACGTCCGCGTGGCGCGTGTTCATCGCCGATGGCCGCGGTGCCGGCCTGCGCGCGCAGATGCTGATGCTCGGCATCGGCGTGCTGCTGTTCTTCCCGGCGCTGTCAGCGGGCTCGCTGTTCGGCCATCCTGTTGCGGGGCTGGTGTCGCCGGCAGGGACATCGGTGATCGTCGGCGCGTTCATGTTCGGCGTCGGCATGCAGCTCGGCGGCGGCTGCGCGTCGGGCACGCTGTACACGGTCGGCGGCGGCAGCACGCGGATGCTGGTGACGCTCGCGGCGTTCATCGTCGGCTCGGTCGTCGCGACGGCACATATGCCGTTCTGGACGGCGCTGCCGTCGCTCAAGCCGACTTCGCTTGTTACAACTTTCGGCGCCGGCTGGGCGATCGCGATCAATCTCGCTGTGTTCGCCGCGATTGCCGCGCTGACGGTCGCGATCGAACGACGCCGTCACGGGCGCCTCGTCAACGATGCGCCGCGCGCCGCCAACACGTCGCCGTGGCTGCACGGCCCGTGGCCGCTGTTCGCGGGCGCGATCGCCCTCGCGCTGCTCAATTTCGCGACGCTCGCACTGTCGGGCCGTCCGTGGGGCGTGACGTCGGCGTTCGCGCTGTGGGGCGCGAAGCTGTTCTCGCTGGCAGGCATCGACGTCGCCAGCTGGCCTTACTGGAGTTCTCACACGAATGCAGCAGCCCTCACCTCGTCGGTTACACGCGATGTAACGAGCGTAATGGATGCCGGGATCGTGCTCGGCGCGATGACTGCGGCCGCTCTGGCGGGCCGCTACGCGCCCGTGTGGCGCGTGCCCATGCGCTCCCTCATCGCGGCCGTCGCGGGCGGCCTGATGCTCGGCTACGGGGCCCGGCTGGCCTACGGTTGTAATATCGGTGCGTATTTCAGCGGCATCGTGTCAGGCAGCCTGCACGGCTGGCTGTGGCTCGTCGCCGCGTTCTGCGGCAACGTGATCGGGACCCGGCTGCGTCCGCTTTTCGGCCTGGAAGTAGAGCGTATCCGCCAGACTGGCTGCTGA
- a CDS encoding 2OG-Fe(II) oxygenase, which produces MQDFAFDTQTTLFTADETPRKSRREPLPAIATRQSIETRVEAIDWTRAASELDAHGCAMLEGLLSADECDALSALYPRDDLYRSRVVMARHGFGRGEYKYFDYPLPDVIGALRMAVYPHLAPVANAWHEAMRIDIRFPPTHAAFLRRCHQAGQLRPTPLILQYAADDYNCLHQDLYGEHVFPIQLAILLSEPGKDFTGGEFVLTEQRPRMQSRTEVVPLRKGDAVLFAVHHRPVQGTRGAYRVNMRHGVSRLRSGHRHTLGVIFHDAR; this is translated from the coding sequence ATGCAGGATTTCGCATTCGACACTCAAACCACGCTGTTCACCGCCGATGAAACGCCGCGCAAAAGCCGGCGCGAGCCGCTGCCAGCAATCGCGACACGGCAATCGATCGAAACGCGCGTCGAAGCGATCGACTGGACGCGCGCCGCAAGCGAACTCGACGCCCACGGCTGCGCGATGCTGGAAGGCCTGCTGAGCGCCGACGAGTGCGACGCGCTCAGCGCGCTCTATCCGCGCGACGATCTGTATCGCAGCCGCGTCGTGATGGCGCGGCACGGCTTCGGACGAGGTGAGTACAAGTACTTCGACTATCCGCTGCCCGACGTGATCGGTGCGCTGCGTATGGCTGTGTATCCGCATCTCGCGCCCGTCGCGAACGCGTGGCACGAAGCGATGCGCATCGACATCCGCTTTCCGCCGACGCACGCCGCCTTCCTGCGCCGCTGCCATCAGGCTGGGCAACTGCGGCCGACGCCGCTGATCCTGCAATACGCGGCAGACGACTACAACTGCCTGCATCAGGATCTGTACGGCGAGCACGTCTTTCCCATCCAGCTCGCGATCCTGCTTTCGGAGCCCGGCAAGGACTTCACAGGCGGCGAATTCGTGCTGACGGAACAGCGTCCGCGCATGCAGTCGCGCACGGAAGTCGTGCCGCTGCGCAAGGGCGATGCCGTGCTGTTCGCCGTGCATCACCGGCCCGTGCAGGGCACGCGCGGCGCGTATCGCGTGAATATGCGGCACGGCGTGAGCCGGCTGCGCTCGGGGCATCGACATACGCTCGGCGTGATCTTCCACGACGCGCGATAG
- a CDS encoding GNAT family N-acetyltransferase — MAHDISIRQLGPADRDAFFALRLRGLQTYPAAFGQSYDEAVERGPSQHDSMLSGTQAAVGSFLLGAYGSPDDALVGTVGLLRETRHKERHKGHVIGMYVADEAAGRGVGRALLTELLARAGQVDGLRQIGLLVTSANGSARALYESLGFRVYGTEPGALCIDGVFHDADLMVRFM, encoded by the coding sequence ATGGCACACGACATCTCGATCCGCCAGCTCGGCCCCGCCGATCGCGACGCGTTCTTCGCACTGCGTCTGCGCGGCCTGCAAACGTATCCCGCCGCGTTCGGGCAAAGCTATGACGAGGCCGTCGAGCGCGGCCCGTCGCAACACGATTCGATGCTGAGCGGCACGCAGGCCGCCGTCGGCAGCTTTTTGCTGGGCGCTTACGGGTCGCCGGATGACGCGCTCGTCGGCACGGTCGGACTGCTGCGCGAAACGCGGCACAAGGAACGGCACAAGGGCCATGTGATCGGCATGTATGTCGCGGACGAAGCGGCGGGACGCGGCGTCGGTCGTGCGCTGCTGACGGAACTGCTCGCGCGCGCCGGACAGGTCGATGGCTTGCGGCAGATTGGGCTGCTCGTGACGAGCGCGAACGGCTCGGCCCGCGCGCTGTACGAATCGCTCGGTTTTCGCGTGTATGGAACGGAGCCGGGCGCGCTGTGCATCGACGGTGTGTTTCATGACGCCGATCTGATGGTGCGCTTCATGTGA